Proteins from a genomic interval of Amycolatopsis sp. cg13:
- a CDS encoding IclR family transcriptional regulator, translating to MPDHDERATPPGLPQTADRALQVLLAFDRARPEWGVTAVAREFGLHTSIAQRLLAVLAHRGFLVRDDSTRRYRIGPAALHLGRLWDRAGALDLLVVPVLSDLAAQTGHAALLSLPDGAHTRCVLAAEGSDGRLRGYSLVGELYPAHAGATSKAYFAFLPEEERDRLFADRPMARFTPDTVTDLAVLREQLAEVADRGWAFTTGEYDTGVATLAVPVFLRGEPYGSLSVGWSSARFDHDPEQWVDLLRRGADLIELRLSRPVPRR from the coding sequence ATGCCGGACCACGACGAACGCGCCACCCCGCCCGGTCTGCCGCAGACCGCGGACCGGGCGCTGCAGGTGCTGCTCGCGTTCGACCGCGCCCGCCCGGAATGGGGCGTCACCGCGGTGGCGCGCGAGTTCGGGCTGCACACGTCGATCGCGCAGCGGCTGCTCGCGGTGCTGGCGCATCGCGGTTTCCTCGTCCGCGACGACAGCACCCGCCGGTACCGGATCGGACCCGCCGCGCTGCACCTCGGCCGGTTGTGGGACCGGGCAGGCGCGCTGGACCTGCTGGTGGTCCCGGTCCTCTCCGACCTCGCCGCCCAGACCGGGCACGCCGCCCTGCTGTCGCTGCCCGACGGCGCGCACACCCGGTGCGTGCTGGCCGCGGAAGGCAGCGACGGGCGGCTGCGCGGCTATTCGCTGGTCGGCGAGCTGTACCCGGCGCACGCGGGCGCGACCAGCAAGGCGTACTTCGCGTTCCTGCCCGAAGAGGAGCGCGACCGGCTGTTCGCCGACCGGCCGATGGCGCGGTTCACGCCGGACACGGTCACCGACCTCGCCGTCCTGCGCGAGCAGCTGGCCGAGGTCGCCGACCGGGGCTGGGCGTTCACCACCGGCGAGTACGACACCGGCGTCGCGACGCTCGCGGTGCCGGTTTTCCTGCGCGGCGAACCGTACGGCAGCCTGTCGGTCGGCTGGTCCTCCGCGCGCTTCGACCACGATCCCGAGCAGTGGGTGGACCTGTTGCGGCGCGGCGCGGACCTGATCGAGCTGCGGCTTTCCCGGCCGGTTCCGCGCCGTTAG